In Juglans microcarpa x Juglans regia isolate MS1-56 chromosome 1S, Jm3101_v1.0, whole genome shotgun sequence, the genomic stretch CCAACAGGAAGGGCTCAACTACACCAAAACCTTCTCACCCGTGGCAAAATTAGCCATTGTCCGAACCTTGTTAGCTACTACATCCATTCAAGGCTGGTAGCTCAAGCAATTCGACATCCAAAACGCCTTTCTTCACGACAATTTAGATGAAGAAATATTCATGCGCAAACCCCCTGATTTTTCAAAAGGGTCATCATCCCAAGTTTGCCGCCTCAACAAAAGTCTCTAAAGCTTGAAACAAGCCTTGAGACAATGGTACCAAAAATTTTCTAATGCTTtacttgttttttgttttcagcAGTCCAATCTGACTACAGCCTCTTTACCCAACTCAAAAATGGATCATTCACTGCCCTCCTTATCTATGTCGACGATATTGTCGTTGCTAGCTCTCACATGGATTCCATTGAAGTTCTTCAACGATTTCTCAATGATCACTTCATAATTAAATCTATTGGTAATCTTCGTTACTTCCTTAGCATTGAGGTCGCCCGTTCTTCCAAAGGAATTTCCATCTGTCAGCGCAAGTATGCACTCGATATTTTAGCCAATGCTGGCTCACTTGGTTCTCGACCCCTCAAATTACCAATGGATCAAAACCTCAAGCTTCACAAAGATGATGGCGATCCTCTCTTGGATCCACTACCCTATCGACGCTTAGTTGGTAGACTCGTCTACCTCACCATCACTCGGCCCAATCTTTACTATTCAGTCCAGCACTTGAGCCAATTTATGACAGTACCTATAACGACACACCTGCATGCTGCTCATCAAGTTCTACGGTACATTAAAAATGCTCTTGGGCAAggtcttcttttctcttccagTTCTTCACTTACTCTCCGTGCATGCTCAGACTCGGATTGGGCCTTTTGCCCAGACTCACGTCATTCAGTTACgggattttgtatttttcttggacaATCACTCATCTCATGGCGATCAAAGAAGTAGGCAATCGTCTCTCGCTCATCTTCTGAGGCCGAGTATAGGGCCATGGCAACATCTTCATGTGAATTGCAGTGGTTATCTTATATACTTCAAGATTTGcacctctccctttctcttttcATAGATATGTACTGTGACAATCAAGTCGCACTCCACATTACCAAGAATCTGGTTTTTCATGAGCGCACCAAACATATCGAAATGGATTGTCATCTCATCTGCGACAAAATACAAGCTGGTTTCCTACGGACTTGCTCGATTCATTCTTCTTCTCAGCTTACGGATGCATTCACAGAAGCACTTCCATCCTCACAATTTGTATTTTTGCTATCTAAGATGGGAATAGAAAAtatctattctccatcttgcgTGAGGATATTATGGAATGATATACCAGCTGCTACACTACCAAACGCCTCACGGAATATACCAGCTGCTGCACTGCCAAACGTCTCAAGGAATATGCAACAGAATTCCCAACAAACTTCCAgcaaataatttgttatttgtaTATTCATTTAGGGATAGATCAGTACTTTTTCATTACATAACTTAGTCGATTGTTCCTATAAATTGGTGACTGTACAACGTAGAGAGGCAGACAATTTTTATGCAGAATTAATTCTTCCTTTCCTTGCTCTATTTTGCTTTTCATTTATCTTGAGCTAAGAACCGCCTAGCACCATCTTTGCCAAATCTGACAGAAAGTAGTGAaaagtagatgaaaaataatgataaaataataaacaatagtGAAATGTTCTTAGAATACTTCACCATCCAAACAGAGACGTTCATTGAATGAGAATAGATAATGAGGCCTTGGCTATGATGGTTTTTTTCGAAGAGTGTATCTATCTCAATTCAAACATGTTCAACAGATATGATATTGGAAGATGGTCATGTGCATGTGAGTTTTGTTAAATTGTGTAGATCAATATTGTGTAGTAGAATTATGTTTAGGTGTTCAGTCAGCTAGTTAGTT encodes the following:
- the LOC121246503 gene encoding uncharacterized mitochondrial protein AtMg00810-like, with the translated sequence MRSEIAALELNNTWSLVDLPLGKRALGCKWIFKIKYRSNGSIERYKVRLVIKGFTQQEGLNYTKTFSPVAKLAIVRTLLATTSIQAVQSDYSLFTQLKNGSFTALLIYVDDIVVASSHMDSIEVLQRFLNDHFIIKSIGNLRYFLSIEVARSSKGISICQRKYALDILANAGSLGSRPLKLPMDQNLKLHKDDGDPLLDPLPYRRLVGRLVYLTITRPNLYYSVQHLSQFMTVPITTHLHAAHQVLRYIKNALGQGLLFSSSSSLTLRACSDSDWAFCPDSRHSVTGFCIFLGQSLISWRSKK